In the genome of Patescibacteria group bacterium, one region contains:
- the ybeY gene encoding rRNA maturation RNase YbeY, with product MKNTVLGETYDLSIVFVTRAEIRKLNRIYRSIDKATDILSFPLSKSSGEIFINLDESKIEAKKFDREFENFLGFLLIHGLVHLKGMDHGSRMEALERKYRAEFGI from the coding sequence ATGAAAAATACCGTTCTTGGCGAAACATACGATTTAAGTATCGTATTTGTAACCCGAGCTGAAATCCGAAAGTTAAATCGCATCTATCGTTCAATCGATAAAGCCACGGACATCTTGAGCTTCCCTCTTTCAAAAAGTTCAGGAGAAATTTTTATCAATCTCGATGAATCAAAAATTGAAGCCAAAAAATTCGACCGAGAATTCGAAAATTTTCTGGGATTTCTTCTTATCCACGGTTTAGTTCATTTGAAAGGAATGGATCATGGTAGTAGAATGGAAGCATTAGAACGAAAGTACCGCGCCGAGTTTGGTATCTAA
- a CDS encoding His/Gly/Thr/Pro-type tRNA ligase C-terminal domain-containing protein, translating to MATKEKVKMKNKKVDPCLFKNLDLPAEVALYYGFTILDVPQIKKEDVKKAKSFQDSESKNKDVPDVPTKTSLLERVALLRLYGEKNFQNLPQPLMLYFGKPILPEGIKKSSAKERVVSLEIMGTAKSIAEAILIKTTMEILKEEGYENLSIQINSMGEKDTVARFARELTAYYRKNIDELPAHCRQLMKKDIFDLLSCKNEKCRILKESSPKIMNFLSEPSRVHFKEVLEYLEMLDIPYEINHFLVGNRSFASQTLFEIHDAESKEVCVPLAVGVRYASIAKKIGMKRDVPGVGVRLTFKEKNVQKNLKFLRPKIYFIQLGFEAKLKSLKIIEILRQAKIPMHHGISRDKLVSQLSSAENMRIPYTLIMGQKEALEDTVIVRCMTDRSQESIKIEHLPKYLKKL from the coding sequence ATGGCAACAAAAGAAAAGGTAAAAATGAAAAATAAAAAAGTTGATCCCTGTTTGTTCAAAAACTTGGACTTGCCAGCTGAAGTAGCGCTCTACTATGGCTTTACTATTCTCGATGTCCCTCAAATAAAAAAGGAAGATGTAAAAAAAGCCAAAAGTTTTCAGGACTCTGAATCGAAAAACAAAGACGTCCCCGATGTACCAACCAAAACCAGCCTTCTAGAACGAGTAGCACTTCTGCGACTTTACGGCGAGAAAAATTTTCAAAATTTGCCACAGCCTTTGATGCTCTATTTCGGAAAACCAATTTTGCCAGAAGGCATCAAAAAAAGTAGCGCGAAAGAACGAGTTGTTTCACTTGAAATTATGGGTACAGCAAAAAGTATTGCGGAAGCCATACTCATAAAAACGACGATGGAAATTCTCAAAGAAGAGGGGTACGAAAATTTGTCCATCCAGATCAATAGTATGGGAGAAAAAGATACCGTGGCACGATTTGCGCGAGAACTAACTGCCTACTACCGAAAAAATATTGACGAACTCCCTGCCCACTGTCGCCAGCTGATGAAAAAAGATATCTTTGATCTTCTTTCGTGCAAAAATGAAAAGTGCAGAATCCTAAAAGAAAGTTCTCCAAAGATAATGAACTTCTTGTCCGAGCCGAGCCGCGTACATTTTAAGGAAGTTTTGGAATATTTGGAAATGCTCGACATACCCTACGAGATAAATCACTTTTTGGTTGGTAATCGCTCCTTCGCGTCACAAACTCTTTTTGAAATTCACGATGCGGAAAGTAAAGAAGTTTGTGTACCGCTTGCCGTTGGTGTGCGCTACGCCAGTATCGCCAAGAAAATCGGTATGAAGCGCGATGTCCCAGGCGTTGGCGTTCGACTGACATTTAAAGAGAAAAACGTCCAGAAAAATTTGAAATTCCTGCGACCAAAAATTTATTTTATTCAACTTGGATTTGAAGCCAAATTAAAAAGTCTCAAAATTATCGAAATCCTCCGGCAAGCCAAAATTCCAATGCATCATGGCATTTCGCGTGATAAACTTGTCTCGCAATTGAGTTCCGCCGAAAATATGAGAATTCCCTACACTCTTATTATGGGACAAAAGGAGGCGCTTGAGGACACGGTGATTGTGCGCTGTATGACCGACCGCTCACAGGAGAGCATTAAAATCGAACATCTGCCGAAGTACCTGAAGAAGCTGTAA
- the lepB gene encoding signal peptidase I, which translates to MIEENEKTFEKVPENKISSQSSPAHENISGKPKESWLDVVKFAVLTALIILPIRFFVAQPFLVSGPSMDPTFLNNQYLIADEISYHFQKPKRGEVIIFSQPQEKKYLIKRIIGLPGETITMEGTTITIQNTEHPNGFTLDQTSILNNKPEVKKTYVLDDTHYFVLGDNRPVSYDSRGWGPLDEKNIVGRPILRLYPFNMISIFPGDLADTIESH; encoded by the coding sequence ATGATCGAAGAGAACGAAAAAACTTTTGAAAAAGTTCCTGAAAATAAAATTTCTTCTCAATCTTCTCCTGCGCACGAAAATATTTCCGGCAAACCAAAAGAATCTTGGCTCGATGTCGTAAAATTTGCAGTTTTGACCGCGCTCATCATTCTTCCAATTAGATTTTTTGTTGCTCAACCGTTTTTGGTGTCAGGACCCTCGATGGATCCGACCTTTTTGAACAATCAATACTTGATTGCTGATGAGATTAGTTACCATTTTCAGAAACCAAAACGCGGCGAGGTGATTATTTTCAGTCAACCCCAAGAAAAAAAATATTTGATCAAAAGAATTATCGGCTTGCCGGGAGAAACGATCACAATGGAGGGCACGACGATCACGATACAAAACACCGAGCACCCGAACGGCTTCACTTTAGACCAAACTTCGATACTAAACAATAAACCTGAAGTTAAAAAAACCTACGTGCTTGATGACACTCATTATTTTGTACTAGGAGACAACCGACCAGTCAGTTACGACTCACGTGGCTGGGGTCCACTTGATGAGAAAAATATTGTTGGCCGTCCGATTCTCCGACTCTACCCATTCAACATGATTTCAATTTTCCCTGGCGATCTTGCTGACACAATAGAAAGTCATTAG
- the mltG gene encoding endolytic transglycosylase MltG yields the protein MELDFQNIRQLLETRLEQRRQNRNVWFLAILAVLLFVTSVYFLYIQSPTNFVTPAIVNVKENASLNEIAQSLYSQKVVKSAFAFRTGVIAKAGEKGVHSGDYLFKNPANLFTVISRLTKGDYQLTPVKVLFPEGVTVSQMSVILSDKLIDFDSEAFIRLGKPLEGYLFPDTYLFLPNAKPLDVIDVLKENFDSKIKTVDDLIKKFKKPVKDVVIMASILEAEARTKETRQIISGILWKRLSLGMLLQVDAPFQYIIGKNTFQLTTADLKFDSPYNTYKYKGLPPGPIGNPGLEAIIDAVTPQKTSYFYYLSDVRGNMHYAKTYEEHLLNKERFLN from the coding sequence ATGGAACTCGACTTTCAAAATATTCGCCAACTTCTTGAGACGAGGCTTGAGCAGAGACGTCAAAATCGCAACGTTTGGTTTTTGGCAATTTTGGCCGTGCTGCTTTTTGTGACTTCTGTTTATTTTTTGTATATACAATCACCGACAAATTTCGTGACACCTGCAATCGTGAATGTGAAGGAAAATGCTAGCCTCAATGAAATTGCCCAGTCTCTCTATAGTCAGAAGGTTGTGAAGTCTGCATTTGCCTTTCGCACAGGAGTAATTGCAAAGGCGGGGGAGAAAGGGGTTCACTCGGGAGATTATCTATTTAAGAATCCAGCAAATTTGTTTACGGTCATTTCGCGATTAACGAAAGGTGATTATCAATTGACACCAGTAAAAGTTTTATTTCCCGAAGGTGTCACCGTTTCGCAGATGTCCGTGATTTTGTCTGACAAGCTTATTGATTTTGATTCCGAAGCATTTATTAGGCTCGGCAAACCATTGGAAGGCTATCTTTTTCCTGACACCTATTTATTTTTACCGAATGCCAAGCCATTGGACGTTATCGACGTGCTTAAAGAAAATTTTGATAGCAAAATTAAAACCGTAGATGACTTGATTAAGAAATTTAAGAAGCCAGTTAAAGATGTGGTGATCATGGCCTCGATTTTAGAAGCCGAAGCCCGTACTAAAGAAACGCGGCAAATTATTTCTGGCATTCTGTGGAAAAGATTGAGTCTTGGTATGCTGCTCCAGGTTGACGCACCATTCCAATACATCATTGGTAAAAATACATTTCAATTGACGACTGCTGATTTAAAATTCGATTCTCCATACAATACCTACAAATACAAAGGTTTGCCCCCAGGTCCGATTGGAAATCCCGGACTCGAGGCTATTATCGATGCTGTGACGCCGCAAAAAACTTCTTACTTTTATTACTTGTCTGATGTGCGCGGCAACATGCATTACGCAAAAACCTACGAGGAGCATTTGCTCAATAAAGAACGTTTTTTAAATTAG
- the mnmA gene encoding tRNA 2-thiouridine(34) synthase MnmA, with protein sequence MTSQVLNSKPYTLNPKTFGRVFVGLSGGVDSSVSAALLKKDGFDVTGVFIRVWQPDWILCTWKEDRLDAMRVCAKLGIPFVELNLEKEYKKEVVDYMIAEYKKGNTPNPDVMCNRYVKFGGFYEFARSSGADYVATGHYARVMEHGTWNTEHKTGDRRQKKKTGSYAPGSMLHVACDANKDQSYFLWQIRKEQLSHILFPVGGLEKPEVRRLAKKFGLITADKKDSQGLCFLGKIDMKDFLKRYISEKKGKVLNESGEIIGTHSGAVFLTLGERHGFTVNVESAAADGTNAENKLPYYVVSKDIKKNTIIVSNNPKSEMTIGSKKVFEIRDTNWLGEAPTIGKKYLARIRYRQPLQEVRFKIHDSRFMIHFASSQSGGAPGQSIVIYDGEICLGGGVIC encoded by the coding sequence ATGACAAGTCAAGTTCTAAATTCTAAACCCTATACCCTAAACCCTAAAACCTTCGGACGGGTTTTCGTCGGGCTTTCCGGCGGAGTGGATTCGTCCGTTTCTGCGGCACTGCTAAAAAAAGATGGGTTTGATGTGACCGGAGTTTTTATCCGTGTTTGGCAACCGGATTGGATTCTATGCACCTGGAAAGAAGACCGACTCGATGCTATGCGTGTCTGTGCCAAGCTCGGCATTCCATTTGTTGAATTAAATTTGGAGAAGGAATACAAAAAAGAAGTGGTTGACTACATGATTGCGGAATATAAAAAAGGCAACACACCGAATCCGGATGTGATGTGCAATCGCTATGTAAAGTTTGGGGGGTTTTATGAATTCGCGCGAAGTTCTGGCGCAGACTACGTCGCAACAGGCCACTATGCGCGGGTCATGGAACATGGAACATGGAACACAGAACATAAGACAGGGGATAGAAGACAGAAGAAAAAGACCGGCTCTTATGCTCCAGGCTCCATGCTTCATGTTGCGTGTGATGCCAACAAAGACCAGTCCTACTTCCTCTGGCAAATTCGCAAGGAGCAGTTGTCGCACATTTTATTTCCAGTCGGTGGATTGGAAAAACCAGAGGTTCGTCGATTAGCGAAAAAATTCGGTTTAATTACTGCTGACAAAAAAGACAGCCAAGGACTTTGCTTCCTGGGCAAGATCGATATGAAAGATTTTTTGAAAAGATATATTTCAGAAAAAAAAGGAAAAGTCTTAAATGAAAGCGGAGAAATTATCGGGACACACTCTGGTGCAGTTTTTCTCACACTTGGAGAACGACACGGGTTCACGGTGAATGTGGAATCCGCCGCGGCGGACGGAACGAACGCTGAAAACAAGCTTCCATATTATGTGGTGAGTAAGGACATTAAAAAGAATACGATTATTGTTTCGAACAATCCTAAAAGTGAAATGACTATTGGTTCAAAAAAAGTATTTGAAATTCGAGATACAAATTGGTTGGGAGAAGCGCCAACGATCGGTAAAAAATATTTAGCACGAATCCGCTATCGTCAACCATTGCAGGAGGTTAGATTCAAGATTCATGATTCAAGATTCATGATTCACTTTGCGTCTTCGCAAAGTGGCGGGGCTCCCGGCCAGTCTATAGTTATATATGACGGCGAAATTTGCCTCGGTGGGGGAGTTATTTGCTAA
- a CDS encoding ATP cone domain-containing protein — protein MSPEQIFIVKTNGSKEPFQNSKLEASLRKAGASTEVTDKIVHHISKEIEDGMSTSAIYQHAFELLHKLERPVVARYSLKRAIAELGPSGFPFEKFISEVYKAQGFETLTDQMVDGHCVSHEVDVVAWNENKLIMAEAKFHNEIGLKSDLKVALYVKARYEDLKGMEFLYGKKRQLDEGILITNTNFTEKAIQYCECAGVKLIGWNYPTAGNLHDMIEDHGLHPITCLTTLSSGQKKSLMEKGIVLCRNVRDGREALLSAGLSEASIKEAQDESNFLCPVTM, from the coding sequence ATGAGTCCCGAACAAATTTTCATCGTAAAAACCAACGGTAGTAAGGAACCTTTTCAAAATTCCAAACTCGAAGCTTCGCTTCGAAAGGCTGGCGCGTCAACTGAGGTTACCGATAAAATTGTTCATCACATTTCCAAAGAAATTGAAGATGGCATGAGCACCTCGGCTATTTATCAGCATGCTTTTGAATTACTCCACAAATTAGAGCGTCCCGTCGTTGCGCGTTACTCATTAAAGAGAGCAATTGCCGAACTCGGCCCATCTGGTTTTCCATTTGAAAAATTTATTTCTGAAGTCTACAAGGCGCAGGGCTTCGAAACGCTCACCGATCAAATGGTGGATGGACATTGTGTCAGTCATGAGGTTGATGTGGTAGCGTGGAATGAAAATAAATTAATTATGGCCGAAGCCAAATTTCATAATGAAATTGGGTTGAAATCGGATCTAAAAGTGGCGCTGTATGTTAAGGCTCGATATGAGGATTTGAAGGGTATGGAGTTTTTGTATGGCAAAAAACGTCAACTCGACGAAGGCATTTTGATAACCAATACTAATTTTACCGAAAAGGCGATTCAATATTGTGAGTGTGCTGGAGTTAAGTTGATCGGTTGGAATTATCCTACCGCTGGAAATCTACACGATATGATTGAGGATCACGGCTTGCATCCGATCACTTGTTTGACGACGCTTTCAAGCGGACAGAAAAAAAGTTTGATGGAGAAGGGGATTGTCCTGTGCAGAAATGTTCGAGATGGACGAGAAGCGCTTTTGTCTGCTGGCTTGAGTGAGGCTTCGATTAAGGAAGCCCAAGATGAGAGTAATTTCCTGTGTCCCGTGACTATGTAA
- a CDS encoding MGMT family protein, which yields MKNISFKEKVFLIVRKIPKGKVLTYKEVARRAGNTNASRAVGAVLRTNLDLAIPCHRVIRSDGSFAGYNRGGTKRKIEILRKEGYTFSL from the coding sequence ATGAAAAATATATCTTTCAAAGAAAAAGTTTTTTTAATAGTTCGAAAAATTCCCAAAGGAAAAGTTTTGACCTACAAGGAGGTTGCTCGTCGCGCGGGTAATACAAATGCATCCCGTGCCGTGGGCGCCGTGTTGCGAACAAATTTAGACTTAGCCATTCCATGTCACCGTGTCATCCGAAGTGACGGTAGTTTCGCAGGATACAATCGCGGTGGTACAAAAAGAAAAATCGAAATTCTCAGGAAGGAAGGATATACTTTCAGTCTATGA
- a CDS encoding nucleotide pyrophosphohydrolase has product MIVAQKLVKKFVEARGWENQLPADVAKSISIEAAELLELFQWSSPRAADVKNDKQKFFDLKCELADVLIYCMHMATILGLDPEKIVRDKLVIAGKKYPVRLVRKYGENDTSATEKYLKIRNAYRKNRKK; this is encoded by the coding sequence ATGATTGTTGCTCAGAAATTAGTGAAAAAATTTGTAGAAGCTCGGGGTTGGGAAAACCAACTACCAGCAGATGTGGCGAAGTCGATCTCAATTGAAGCGGCGGAACTTCTTGAACTTTTTCAGTGGTCAAGTCCTAGAGCGGCTGATGTTAAAAACGACAAGCAGAAATTTTTTGATTTGAAATGTGAACTGGCCGACGTTTTAATTTACTGCATGCATATGGCCACAATTTTAGGATTGGATCCTGAGAAAATCGTGAGAGACAAATTGGTTATCGCTGGTAAAAAATATCCTGTGCGATTGGTGCGCAAGTACGGTGAAAATGATACGTCTGCCACGGAAAAATATTTAAAAATTAGAAACGCGTATCGTAAAAACCGAAAAAAATAA
- a CDS encoding alanine--tRNA ligase yields MSFEKFAEFCIIATMMTSSEIRQKFLKFFEKRGHAVIPSASLVPENDPSVLFNTAGMQPLVPYLLGKKHSKGTRLVNVQKCVRTQDIDEVGDNTHDTFFEMLGNWSLGDYFKEDAIKWSYELLTSKEEGFGLDPKRLYVTVFGGNDDAPKDMESFEIWKKYIPENRIYFLTWNGKKEPNWWDAGADGPCGPDTEMFYDITEEGIGDMTKEEYLRADSEQKVVEIWNDVFMEFVKKDGKVTGKLSAKNVDTGSGLERLVMAIQKRDNVFATDLFQPLMDKIDEFTSTKDQTLIKSKRIVADHIRTSVFMIGDGVVPSNTEQGYILRRLLRRAVRHADKLSMKHGSLFWIAETVIEKYKEVYPELLERKEIIKTEIDKEEQKFRTTLDRGLKEFEKGTDPFTLFSSYGFPIELTMELAQEKGVVIDIEKFNEEFKKHQELSRSGAEQKFKGGLADAGNPTVVKYHTATHLLHQALHDVLGENANQKGSNITPERLRFDFSHDTKMTDEEKKRVEDIVNKKITEAMPVGNVILPRTEAEKVGARHFFGEKYGEEISIYFIGNDLQSAYSKEFCGGPHVKNTSEIGHFKIVKEEAVSAGVRRIKAVIS; encoded by the coding sequence ATGAGTTTTGAGAAATTTGCTGAATTCTGTATAATTGCCACCATGATGACTTCCAGCGAAATCCGCCAGAAATTTCTAAAATTTTTTGAGAAACGTGGTCACGCTGTGATTCCGTCGGCATCGCTTGTGCCTGAAAATGATCCTTCTGTGCTTTTTAATACTGCAGGGATGCAACCCTTGGTGCCCTATCTTTTAGGAAAAAAGCATTCTAAAGGTACTCGTTTGGTTAATGTTCAAAAATGTGTTCGCACTCAAGATATCGATGAAGTTGGAGACAACACGCACGATACTTTTTTTGAAATGCTTGGTAATTGGTCACTCGGGGACTATTTTAAAGAAGATGCTATTAAATGGAGTTATGAACTTTTAACCTCTAAAGAGGAAGGATTTGGGTTGGATCCAAAGAGGTTGTATGTAACGGTTTTTGGAGGAAATGATGACGCGCCGAAAGACATGGAGAGTTTTGAAATTTGGAAAAAGTATATTCCTGAGAATCGAATATATTTTTTAACGTGGAACGGAAAGAAAGAGCCAAATTGGTGGGACGCAGGAGCGGATGGTCCCTGTGGCCCAGATACAGAAATGTTTTATGATATTACTGAAGAGGGAATTGGCGATATGACCAAGGAGGAATATTTGCGCGCTGATAGTGAGCAAAAAGTGGTGGAAATCTGGAACGATGTGTTCATGGAATTTGTTAAAAAGGATGGAAAAGTAACTGGAAAACTTTCTGCCAAAAATGTTGATACAGGTTCGGGTCTCGAACGGCTGGTCATGGCCATTCAAAAGAGGGATAACGTTTTTGCCACGGATCTATTTCAGCCGCTCATGGACAAGATCGATGAATTTACCTCTACGAAGGATCAAACCTTAATCAAATCAAAAAGAATTGTAGCAGATCACATCCGAACCTCGGTGTTTATGATTGGAGACGGAGTTGTTCCGTCAAATACCGAGCAGGGGTATATCCTAAGAAGGTTGTTACGCCGAGCAGTTAGACATGCAGACAAACTTTCAATGAAGCACGGTTCACTTTTCTGGATTGCGGAAACGGTTATTGAAAAATACAAGGAGGTGTATCCAGAACTGCTTGAACGAAAAGAGATAATAAAAACTGAAATTGATAAGGAAGAGCAGAAATTTAGAACCACGCTTGATCGAGGTTTGAAAGAATTTGAAAAAGGAACGGATCCTTTTACACTTTTTTCAAGTTATGGATTTCCAATTGAACTGACGATGGAGTTGGCACAGGAAAAAGGTGTTGTGATTGACATAGAAAAATTTAATGAAGAATTTAAAAAACATCAGGAACTTTCACGCTCTGGTGCTGAGCAAAAATTTAAAGGCGGCTTGGCCGACGCGGGGAATCCAACAGTTGTAAAATATCATACAGCGACGCACTTACTTCATCAGGCTTTGCACGACGTGCTCGGAGAAAATGCCAATCAAAAGGGAAGTAACATTACGCCAGAGCGACTACGATTTGATTTTTCACATGATACGAAAATGACTGATGAAGAAAAAAAACGAGTGGAAGATATTGTAAACAAAAAAATTACAGAAGCAATGCCAGTAGGTAATGTTATTTTGCCTCGTACCGAGGCTGAGAAAGTTGGTGCGCGACATTTCTTTGGCGAAAAATACGGAGAGGAAATTTCGATTTATTTTATCGGTAACGATTTACAATCAGCATATTCCAAAGAATTTTGCGGTGGCCCACACGTCAAAAACACCTCAGAAATCGGACATTTTAAAATTGTTAAAGAAGAGGCAGTTTCAGCTGGAGTTCGGAGAATTAAGGCGGTGATTAGTTAG
- a CDS encoding RNA-binding protein produces the protein MAKKLYVGNLSYGATADSLKAAFSKVGTVVSANVIIDKMTGRSRGFGFVEMEDADAEKAVATMHGTELDGRTLTVNEARPMSDKPPRRSGGFDRGERSGGDDRRSNY, from the coding sequence ATGGCAAAAAAGTTATACGTAGGAAATTTGTCGTATGGTGCAACAGCAGATAGTTTGAAGGCCGCCTTTTCAAAGGTTGGAACTGTGGTTTCAGCAAACGTTATCATCGACAAAATGACAGGACGCTCACGAGGTTTTGGTTTCGTTGAAATGGAAGATGCAGATGCTGAAAAAGCAGTTGCAACTATGCACGGAACTGAGCTCGATGGTCGCACATTGACTGTCAACGAAGCTCGCCCTATGTCAGATAAACCTCCACGACGAAGTGGCGGATTTGATAGAGGAGAGCGAAGTGGTGGTGATGATCGCCGATCAAACTACTAA
- a CDS encoding carboxypeptidase-like regulatory domain-containing protein encodes MKKIIIIILFILVVAGAGIFLWQRGSLWQATNPEPVMCTMEAKLCPDGSYVGRSGPKCEFAKCPVTTSGNFTKGELTLGVGESKKIDDLTIKINKVLEDSRCPSDVQCIQAGTVRLETLLTLPDSTESAVFSLNAKQQLYGSYLISLIAVLPGKISTKTITNKDYAVTFLVEKQKQNPTSQTGKISGKVTLSPTCPVEKFPPDPACAPKPYQTTIQAFLPDGSELVASAKSNADGTFTMSLPGGDYNLETKGGEVYPRCASQGVTVNAGKEVSVSISCDTGIR; translated from the coding sequence ATGAAGAAAATCATCATAATAATACTTTTTATTCTTGTAGTAGCTGGAGCTGGAATTTTTCTCTGGCAGAGAGGTTCCTTATGGCAGGCAACTAATCCCGAACCAGTCATGTGTACGATGGAAGCCAAACTATGTCCCGATGGTAGCTACGTTGGCCGTTCCGGACCAAAATGTGAGTTTGCAAAATGTCCTGTAACAACATCTGGCAATTTTACAAAGGGTGAATTAACCCTAGGTGTTGGAGAGAGTAAAAAAATTGACGATCTCACTATTAAAATTAATAAAGTTTTGGAAGATAGTCGCTGTCCCAGTGACGTGCAATGTATTCAGGCGGGGACGGTTAGACTCGAGACCCTTCTCACCTTGCCGGATAGCACCGAATCCGCTGTTTTTTCATTGAATGCTAAGCAGCAGTTGTATGGTAGTTATTTAATTTCCTTGATCGCAGTGTTGCCCGGGAAAATTAGCACCAAAACCATTACCAACAAGGATTACGCAGTGACTTTTTTAGTTGAAAAACAAAAACAAAATCCCACATCTCAAACTGGAAAAATTTCTGGAAAAGTAACTCTTTCACCCACATGCCCTGTTGAAAAATTTCCACCAGATCCCGCGTGTGCGCCCAAGCCTTACCAAACAACAATCCAGGCTTTTCTTCCTGACGGCTCTGAGTTAGTAGCGTCTGCCAAATCAAATGCCGATGGTACGTTTACGATGAGTCTACCGGGGGGTGATTACAATCTTGAAACCAAAGGTGGTGAAGTCTATCCACGATGCGCTTCGCAAGGTGTCACCGTGAATGCAGGCAAAGAAGTTTCAGTTTCAATTTCATGCGATACGGGAATACGTTAA
- a CDS encoding matrixin family metalloprotease, which produces MNRYLKILMVGVVIAGMGYVFRAPIEKTIGPIVTPIYERSVENFNFLFSQIRNYFTPCSSPIAYKLDSFSTKFGISKTYFLSAMADAEAIWEKPFGRQLFTYAPEGGVLKVNLIYDYRQQTTANLSTLDVVVKNNKASYDDLVAKLATLKSQYQTKKDAFDAAVSAYETNADEYHQEVSMWNAKGGAPKSEYDKLQATRVSLQNQSAQLQVMQNAVNELVNQINSLVLTINRLGASLNLTVDQYNTVGATRGETFEEGLYQSSAAGSEIDIYEFSSRNKLVRVLAHELGHALGLDHVNDPEAIMYKLNNGSSLALTKADLAALNTRCRVK; this is translated from the coding sequence ATGAATCGTTATTTGAAAATTTTGATGGTCGGAGTTGTCATTGCTGGCATGGGGTATGTTTTTCGCGCACCGATTGAAAAAACCATTGGCCCGATTGTAACCCCAATATACGAGCGATCAGTGGAAAATTTTAATTTCCTTTTTTCCCAAATTAGAAATTACTTCACGCCTTGTTCCTCTCCAATTGCCTACAAGCTCGATAGCTTCAGTACCAAGTTTGGAATTTCTAAAACCTATTTTTTAAGCGCCATGGCAGATGCTGAGGCCATTTGGGAAAAACCTTTCGGCCGACAATTATTTACCTATGCGCCAGAAGGAGGAGTACTCAAAGTAAATTTAATTTACGATTACCGCCAACAAACCACGGCCAATTTAAGCACACTCGATGTTGTTGTAAAAAACAACAAGGCTTCCTATGACGATTTGGTTGCCAAGTTAGCAACTTTAAAATCTCAGTATCAGACTAAGAAAGATGCATTTGACGCGGCAGTTAGTGCCTATGAAACTAATGCCGATGAATATCACCAGGAAGTTTCAATGTGGAATGCAAAAGGCGGTGCGCCGAAATCTGAATACGATAAGCTTCAGGCAACTCGCGTATCCTTACAAAATCAATCAGCGCAACTTCAGGTGATGCAAAACGCGGTTAATGAATTGGTCAACCAAATTAACTCTTTGGTGCTCACAATCAACAGGCTCGGCGCTAGTCTCAATTTAACCGTTGATCAATACAATACAGTTGGAGCAACGAGAGGCGAAACATTTGAGGAAGGTTTGTATCAAAGCAGTGCGGCCGGATCGGAAATTGATATTTACGAATTTAGTAGCCGAAATAAACTAGTGAGAGTTTTGGCGCACGAGCTTGGACACGCGCTTGGTCTTGATCATGTGAATGATCCCGAAGCCATTATGTATAAATTAAATAATGGTTCGAGTTTGGCTTTAACTAAAGCGGATTTAGCGGCGCTCAATACAAGGTGTAGGGTGAAGTGA